Genomic DNA from Sphingobium sp. WTD-1:
TGTTCCATGCCTCCGTCACCGAATTGCTGACCAGCTTCGTCGGCAGCGAGAGCGGGGCGGCGGTGCTGGCCTTCTTCCTGATCTTCGCCGTCACCTTTGGCGCGGGCAAGCTGCTCGCCCGCGCGATCGGCCACCGTACCCGCCAGTCGGTGCTCGGCCCGATCGACCGGGTGCTGGGCGGTGGCTTCGGCGCGATCAAGGGCCTGATCGGGGCGACCCTGGTCTTCCTCGCCTTCTCCCTGGTCTATGACACATTCTACGGCAGTGGCGCCCGCCGCCCCGACTGGCTGTCCGACGCCCGCACCTATCCGCTGCTCAACGCCAGCGGCAAGGCGATCAGCGAATTTGTCGATGAGCAACGCGCGCAGAAGCCGGCCGAGCCTGACCCGGCGGCGTAACGGGACAGGGCGGTTTTCCGCCATGTGCCTTTCGCTTGTGATCGCGGGCATGGGCGCCGGTCGGCATTCGCTTTCCTACTCGGCGTTTCTCTGATCTATCCTGCCGGATGAACCCGTCGCCTCTCCCCGCCCGTCCGTTCGCTGACCCGTGTCCCAACGATGATCCGGGTGTGACCTGACAGGTGCGTCATGGTCGCCTCACCATGACCCGACCGTCGCGTCGCTGTCGCGTCGCAGGCGCATCACAGGCATTTTCGGCCCGGATTTGCGGTCATCGACACTATGAACTTCGCCACCGTCGCGTCGGTGTGACCCTAACCCAGCCAGGCCAGCGCCCGGTCGCGCAGTGCGCTCGCCGGGACATCGGTGATCAGGATCATCGCGCCTTCCTCGGGCAGAGGCGGCTCCAGCGTGGCGAGCTGGCTGTCGAGCAGGCTGGCGGGCATATAATGGCCCGGCCGGTTGCCCAGCCGCGCCAGCAGTTCGGCGCGGTCATTGTCGAGCAGGATGAAATGCACCGGCACGCCGATCGCCGCGCGCAGCCGGTCGCGATAGGCGCGCTTCAATGCGGAGCAGGCGGCGACCGCCACGCCCTGCGCCGCCACCGTGCCCGCGATCGCCGCGCCCAGCCGGTCGAGCCAGGGCCAGCGATCCTCGTCGGTCAGCGCTTCCCCGCCGCGCATCTTTTCCACCGCCGCCGCTGAATGATAGCTGTCCCCCTCCAGGAAGGGGCAGTCCAGCGCCTGCGCCAGCATCGCGCCCAGCGTCGACTTGCCACAGCCGCTCACCCCCATGACGATGATGGCGCGTCCCACGGCTTTGGGCGAAACGGGGGCAGGGTCGGCGGAAATCGGCAAGCGGGCGTCCTTGGTCGCTGGGGCAGGGGGATCGGTCTTCCCGCTATAAGGCCGCGCTACCCTACAGGAAAACTACGACCTTTGTCGCAAGTGCCAAGCTGCGCCCGCTCCCCTAGCCATGCACCATCTATAAAAATGAGGATGGGAGGCGGACATGATCGGACGCAGCATGATCGCGGCTTTGCTGGCGGCAACGACGCTTGGGGCACCGGCATTCGCCGCGACGACCTCGGTTTTCCCTGTGGCACCGGCGGAGCCCCATGCGGTGACGGTGAAGGCGGTCGGCGATGGCCGCGCCGACGACAGTGCCGCGATCCAGCAGGCGCTCGATCAGGCCCGGGACACGACCGGCCATGGCATCGTCTTCCTTCCATCGGGCACCTATCGCATCACCCGCTCGCTGATCGTGCCGGCGGGCGTGCGCGTTTATGGTGTCGGCCCGACCCGCCCGGTGCTGCTGCTCGGCGCCAACACCCCCGGCTTCCAGCAGGGCGTGTCGACCATGGTGATCTTCGCCGGCGGCGATCAATATCAGGTCGGCAAGGTGCCGGTCCCGGTGCCGACCGTCGTGCCCCGCGACAAGATCGTTCGCGACGCCAATTCGGGCACTTTCTATTCGTCGATGAGCAATGTCGATATCGACATTGGCGCGGGCAATCCGGCCGCTGCCGGCGTGCGCTTCCGCATGGCCCAGCATGCCTTCCTCAGCCATATGGAATTTCGTCTCGGCACCGCCTTTGCCGGCGTCTATCAGG
This window encodes:
- a CDS encoding CvpA family protein; its protein translation is MNAVDILVLLLIGGCAIFGLLRGFVTETLSLIAWVAGIFAISLFHASVTELLTSFVGSESGAAVLAFFLIFAVTFGAGKLLARAIGHRTRQSVLGPIDRVLGGGFGAIKGLIGATLVFLAFSLVYDTFYGSGARRPDWLSDARTYPLLNASGKAISEFVDEQRAQKPAEPDPAA
- a CDS encoding gluconokinase, with product MPISADPAPVSPKAVGRAIIVMGVSGCGKSTLGAMLAQALDCPFLEGDSYHSAAAVEKMRGGEALTDEDRWPWLDRLGAAIAGTVAAQGVAVAACSALKRAYRDRLRAAIGVPVHFILLDNDRAELLARLGNRPGHYMPASLLDSQLATLEPPLPEEGAMILITDVPASALRDRALAWLG